One genomic segment of Chelmon rostratus isolate fCheRos1 chromosome 22, fCheRos1.pri, whole genome shotgun sequence includes these proteins:
- the LOC121625647 gene encoding protein phosphatase 1H-like — MLTRVKSAVAGFMGGIMAGGSSGGGSNTGSELPLKFPYMRPQFLGLSPDEIECSADHIARPILILKETRRLPWATGYAEVINAGKSALNEDQACCEVVVARRRPMSYCPPSTPSKTPTAKRRNSLPNGEGLGLCMEHSKLGEDSEGLVFHYWALFDGHAGSGAAVVASRLLHHHIACQLQAVIEILRNLASPPPTILGEEPDNNPYLQGNTPGPHRALTRAASLRGATGAPGSPCSTPPPPRFFTEKKIQHESLVIGAIENAFKEMDAQIEKEKQVYNVTGGCTALTVVYLLGKLYVGNAGDSRAIIIRNNEIIPMSTEFTPESERQRLQFLGFMQPHLLGNEFTHLEFPRRVQRKEVGKRMLYRDFTMNGWAYKTIEDEDLKFPLIYGEGKKARVLATIGVTRGLGDHDLKVHDSNIYIKPFLSCCPEVKVYNLTQYEHGADDVLVMGTDGLWDVLSNQEVAEAVTTFLANCDPDDLHRYTMAAQDLVMRARGVLRDRGWRITNERLGSGDDISVFIIPLMYGNRQP, encoded by the exons ATGCTCACCCGGGTCAAGTCCGCCGTGGCCGGGTTCATGGGTGGAATCATGGCCGGGGGCAGCTCCGGCGGAGGGAGCAACACTGGCTCCGAGCTGCCGCTGAAATTCCCGTACATGAGACCTCAATTCCTAGGACTGTCCCCGGATGAGATCGAGTGCTCCGCGGACCACATAGCCCGACCCATCCTCATCCTGAAGGAAACCAGGAGATTACCGTGGGCCACCGGATACGCTGA GGTGATCAACGCTGGTAAGAGTGCGCTGAATGAGGACCAGGCCTGCTGCGAGGTGGTCGTAGCTAGGAGGAGGCCGATGAGCTACTGCCCTCCATCCACGCCCAGCAAAACCCCCACGGCCAAGAGACGTAACTCCCTGCCCAACGGAGAGGGCCTGGGGCTCTGTATGGAGCACAGCAAGCTGGGAGAG GACAGTGAAGGACTGGTGTTCCACTACTGGGCCTTGTTCGATGGCCACGCTGGTTCAGGTGCAGCAGTTGTGGCCTCCCGCCTACTGCATCACCACATCGCCTGCCAGCTCCAGGCCGTCATCGAGATCCTGCGCAACCTGGCCTCCCCGCCCCCGACAATCCTGGGCGAGGAGCCCGACAACAACCCCTACCTCCAGGGAAACACCCCGGGCCCTCACCGCGCACTGACCCGGGCCGCTTCGCTGCGCGGGGCCACGGGTGCACCGGGGTCCCCGTGCAGCACCCCGCCGCCGCCACGCTTCTTTACGGAGAAGAAGATCCAGCATGAGAGCCTGGTGATAGGAGCCATAGAGAACGCCTTCAAAGAGATG GATGCCCAGATTGAGAAGGAGAAGCAGGTCTATAACGTCACAGGAGGATGCACAGCCCTCACTGTGGTTTACCTGCTGGGAAAACTATACGTTGGGAATGCAGgtgacagcag GGCAATCATTATCAGAAACAATGAGATCATTCCCATGTCCACGGAGTTCACACCAGAATCAGAACGACAGCGGCTCCAGTTCCTG GGTTTCATGCAGCCTCACCTGTTAGGAAATGAGTTCACGCACCTGGAATTTCCCCGGAGAGttcagaggaaggaggtggGCAAGAGGATGCTCTACAGAGATTTCACCATGAATGGATG GGCGTACAAAACCATTGAGGATGAAGATCTCAAGTTTCCACTGATATATGGGGAAGGGAAAAag GCACGGGTGTTGGCCACCATCGGCGTGACCCGTGGGCTCGGTGACCATGACCTCAAGGTTCATGACTCCAACATCTACATCAAGCCGTTCCTCTCCTGTTGCCCTGAG GTTAAGGTGTATAACCTGACGCAGTATGAGCACGGCGCCGATGATGTTCTGGTCATGGGAACCGACGGCCTCTGGGACGTCCTCTCCAACCAGGAAGTAGCCGAAGCCGTCACCACGTTCCTAGCCAACTGTGACCCTGATGACCTGCACAg GTATACAATGGCAGCACAAGACCTGGTGATGCGAGCGCGCGGCGTGCTGAGGGACCGAGGCTGGAGGATCACCAATGAGCGTCTGGGCTCCGGGGACGACATCTCGGTCTTCATCATACCGCTGATGTACGGCAACCGTCAGCCCTGA